CGACCAGACCCGTCAGATGCTAATGACGGCCGGGGACGCGATCTCGACCGCGCTCGGCGCGTCTCCCACGGCAGGACGCGCCGAGTAGGTTACGCGCATCGCCCCCTGCCGGCCCGATGCGCGGCTCGTTGGGGAGATGGCAGCAGCGCATCGCAGCCGATGCGGGACGACGGACGCCGTCGCGGTCACCCGGATACGCGGTACCCCGGATCCGCCTTGCCCGGGGCGGCGGCGCGATAGGGGGGGGCGCTGGCGGGTTTTCCGCCGATGACGACGCGGTCGAAGGCGAGATCGGGAACCCCCTCGGCGACCAGCATCGCGTCCTTGGTCAGATCGACGCGGAGGTTGCTCACGCGGATCGCGCCGAAGCTCGTCTGGCCGGGATTGGGCCGGATGATCCCGAACGATCCGAAGCGGCCGGTGATGGCGCTCAGCGTGACGTTGCGGACGGTCGACCTGGGCGGCGGCAGGCCCTGCAGGTCGGCATATTGGCCCCAGGGCTCGACCAGCAGGATCCGCCCGCCGTCGCTGTCGAGCGTGATGCGGCGCAGGTGGATGTCCTCGTAGAGCTGCGGCGTGTCGGGGCGCAGCTTGAGCATCAGCAGGTTGATCGCGCCCGTCACCCGGCAGTCCTCGACGATCACGTCGCGCACCACCGTCGCCTCGCTGCCGCAGGTGAACGCCTGATGGCCGCGGCGGAAATGGCAGTTGCGGATGCGGATATGCTCGACCGGCGGGCTGTTGGTGTCCTGCAGCGCGCGGGGTCCCTTCGATCCCTTGGCCGCGATGCAGTCGTCGGTGACCGAGAAATAGCACCCGTCGATCGTGACGTTGCGGCTGCTGTCGAGGTCGATGCCGTCGCTGCTCGGCGCCTGCGGATAGTCGTCGGGGACGACGAAGCGCGCGTTCTTCACCAGCACGGTGTCGCAGCGATAGATGTGCAGGTTCCAGAATTGCGAATCCTTGAAGGTGACGCCCTCGACCGTCACGCCCTTCGAATTCTCGATCAGCGCGAGGCGCGCGCGCGCAATGCCGATGTTCGCGAAGCTGGCGGGGTTGGGCGCCGCAGCGCGCAGTTTCCAGAACAGGTCCCAGATCGGCCGCCCGGCGCCGTCGAGCGTCCCTGTGCCGCTGATCGTCAGCCCGTCGCAGCCATCGGCGTTGATCAGCGCGGGGGTGAAGCTCGCCTCGAAATGACCCTCGATCCGCGTCCGGCGTCGGGGAAAATTCTCCATCTCGGTGCTGCAGCGGAGCACCGCGCCCGCGTCGAGCCGCAGGTGCACGCCGGGCTTGAGGAACAGCGCGCCGCTGACGAACACCCCCGACGGCACGACCACCGTCCCGCCGCCGCCGGCTGCGAGGTGATCGATCGTCGCCTGGATCGCGCGGGTGTTGAGCGTCACACCGTCGGCGCGCGCGCCGAACGCGGTGATGAGGGCCTGCGCCGGTTTGCGCGCTGCTGCGGTCACCAGGGGTGCCGCGAGCATCGCCGCGGTGAACCGGCGGCGCGTGAGGATCGGGGTCGACATGGCGTATTCTCCGCGTGTGAGTTCAGGCGTTCACGGCTGGCTAGCGTGGTACGTCGCACGTGCCGCCCCCGGCTGTCCGTTCGAGCGTCACGGGCTGCACGATCCCCGAGGGTTGCGGCGCGATGCGATCGAGGTCCTGCGGCTGGAAGCGCTCGCCGTACCGCGCGGTCAGCAGCCGATAATCGGGGCGCGGACGGCCGGACAGCTGGTTGATCGCGGTGTTCGAGACCTGGATCTCGACCGTGTTGAGGCCGGGTTTCAGCCACCGTGTCAGGTCGATCCGATAGGGCGGCGCCCAGAGGCTGCCGGCGCGGACGCCGTTGACGCGGACGATCGCGGCGTCGCGAATGGGGGCTGCGACCGCCGCGAACGGGCGCGCGCCGGCGGGCGGCGTGACGGGCGCGGCGGCGCCGAAGTCCAGCACGACGCAGCCGCCGCCGGTGATGGTCCGGCGATAGATGCCGGTGCCCGAGAAACTGCGCAGCGCCGGGCGCTCGGTCCAGGATGTCAGCCGGTCGAGCGGACCGGCGAGGTCGAGCGTCCAGCCGCCGTCGAGCGGCTCGCGGGTGGCGGGCAGGGGCTTGGGGCCCTCGGTCTTCGGCCCCTCGGTCTTTGATGCGCCGGCGAACACGAGGATCCGGCTTTCGTAGGGCGCGAGATCGATCGCGATCGCGTCGCGCCCGACAGGCGATCGCGTACCCGTCATCGGATCCCACCATTCGCCGTTGCCGCGGTCGCCCGCGAACCGCGCGGTCGTGCGCATCGGCACGTTGCCGGTATTGGCGAC
This sequence is a window from Sphingomonas ginsenosidivorax. Protein-coding genes within it:
- a CDS encoding glycoside hydrolase family 28 protein — encoded protein: MSTPILTRRRFTAAMLAAPLVTAAARKPAQALITAFGARADGVTLNTRAIQATIDHLAAGGGGTVVVPSGVFVSGALFLKPGVHLRLDAGAVLRCSTEMENFPRRRTRIEGHFEASFTPALINADGCDGLTISGTGTLDGAGRPIWDLFWKLRAAAPNPASFANIGIARARLALIENSKGVTVEGVTFKDSQFWNLHIYRCDTVLVKNARFVVPDDYPQAPSSDGIDLDSSRNVTIDGCYFSVTDDCIAAKGSKGPRALQDTNSPPVEHIRIRNCHFRRGHQAFTCGSEATVVRDVIVEDCRVTGAINLLMLKLRPDTPQLYEDIHLRRITLDSDGGRILLVEPWGQYADLQGLPPPRSTVRNVTLSAITGRFGSFGIIRPNPGQTSFGAIRVSNLRVDLTKDAMLVAEGVPDLAFDRVVIGGKPASAPPYRAAAPGKADPGYRVSG